A genomic region of Pseudomonadota bacterium contains the following coding sequences:
- a CDS encoding elongation factor 4 yields the protein MKPTGDSRQSRVRNFCIIAHIDHGKSTLADRLLEVTGTMAPEKIQEQVLDSMDLERERGITIKSHPVTLEYLAADGVRYILNLIDTPGHVDFTYEVSRSLAAAEGALLLADASQGVEAQTVANFYLAINNNLEVIPVINKIDLPAAEPERVRNEIEEILSLPADDAVLTSARNGIGITDTLEAIVKRVPAPRGDASAPLRALIFDSQYDTYRGVVCFVRVVDGEMKKGDKIRFMSTDKDFEIDEVGIFKPAMRAIEKLSAGDVGYLISNIKNIGDTRVGDTITNAVGGVSEPLPGYRNVLPMVYSGLYPVDNMEYNDLRDALEKLKLNDAALCWEPETSLALGFGFRCGFLGLLHMEIVQERLEREYNLNLIATAPSVVYWVEKVTGERLHIENPSQLPNQMELRLIEEPVSKVTIMCPEDYVGNVMDLCQSRRGEFLNMEFPIERRCLLTYEMPIAEIITDFFDQLKSRTRGYASLDYELQGFKAADLVKMDILVNGSKVDALSCIVHKDKAQDQGRRIVERLKEVIPRQMFEVPIQATLGGRVISRETVKAMRKNVLAKCYGGDITRKRKLLEKQKEGKKRMKQIGNVEIPQEAFLAVLKSEE from the coding sequence TTGAAGCCGACTGGCGACTCCCGGCAGAGCCGCGTCCGAAACTTCTGCATCATCGCACACATCGATCATGGGAAATCCACGCTGGCAGATCGCCTCCTCGAGGTCACCGGGACCATGGCGCCCGAGAAGATCCAGGAACAGGTGCTCGACAGCATGGACCTCGAGCGCGAGCGCGGCATCACCATCAAGTCACACCCCGTCACCCTCGAGTACCTCGCGGCCGACGGCGTGCGCTACATCTTGAACCTCATCGACACCCCTGGGCACGTCGACTTCACCTATGAGGTCTCGCGCAGCCTCGCCGCCGCCGAAGGCGCCCTACTGCTGGCCGACGCCTCGCAGGGCGTCGAGGCGCAGACCGTGGCCAACTTCTACCTGGCCATCAACAACAACCTCGAGGTCATCCCGGTCATCAACAAGATCGACCTGCCCGCCGCTGAACCGGAACGCGTGCGCAACGAGATCGAGGAGATCCTCTCGCTGCCCGCCGACGACGCCGTGCTCACCAGCGCCCGGAACGGCATCGGCATCACCGACACGCTGGAGGCCATCGTCAAGCGCGTCCCCGCGCCCCGTGGCGACGCCTCAGCCCCGCTTCGCGCGCTCATCTTCGACTCGCAGTACGACACCTATCGCGGCGTGGTCTGCTTCGTGCGCGTGGTCGATGGCGAGATGAAGAAGGGCGACAAGATCCGCTTCATGTCGACAGACAAGGACTTCGAGATCGACGAGGTGGGCATCTTCAAACCCGCCATGCGCGCCATCGAGAAGCTCTCCGCGGGTGACGTGGGCTACCTCATCTCGAACATCAAGAACATCGGCGACACCCGTGTCGGAGACACCATCACCAATGCTGTCGGAGGCGTGAGCGAGCCGCTGCCCGGCTACCGAAACGTGCTCCCCATGGTGTACAGCGGGCTCTATCCGGTCGACAACATGGAGTACAACGATCTGCGCGACGCGCTCGAGAAGCTCAAGCTCAACGACGCAGCGCTCTGCTGGGAGCCGGAGACCTCGCTGGCCCTGGGCTTCGGATTCCGTTGCGGATTCCTGGGCCTGCTGCACATGGAGATCGTGCAAGAGCGGCTCGAGCGCGAATACAACCTCAACCTCATCGCCACCGCCCCGTCTGTGGTGTACTGGGTCGAGAAGGTCACCGGCGAGCGCCTGCATATCGAGAACCCCTCCCAGCTGCCCAATCAGATGGAGCTGCGCCTCATCGAGGAACCGGTGTCGAAGGTCACCATCATGTGCCCGGAAGACTACGTGGGCAACGTCATGGACCTCTGCCAGAGCCGCCGTGGCGAGTTCCTCAACATGGAGTTCCCCATCGAGAGGCGCTGCCTGCTCACATACGAGATGCCCATCGCCGAGATCATCACCGACTTCTTCGACCAGCTCAAGTCACGCACGCGCGGCTACGCATCCCTCGACTACGAGCTGCAGGGCTTCAAGGCGGCCGACCTGGTGAAGATGGACATCCTCGTGAACGGCTCGAAGGTCGACGCCCTCTCGTGCATCGTGCACAAGGACAAAGCCCAGGACCAGGGGCGTCGCATCGTCGAGCGCCTCAAGGAGGTCATCCCGCGTCAGATGTTCGAGGTGCCGATCCAGGCCACGCTGGGCGGGCGCGTCATCTCACGCGAGACGGTCAAGGCCATGCGCAAGAACGTGCTCGCCAAGTGCTACGGCGGTGACATCACCCGAAAGCGCAAGCTCCTCGAGAAGCAGAAAGAGGGCAAGAAGCGCATGAAGCAGATCGGCAACGTGGAGATCCCGCAGGAGGCCTTCCTCGCGGTTCTCAAATCCGAGGAATAG
- the glmU gene encoding UDP-N-acetylglucosamine diphosphorylase/glucosamine-1-phosphate N-acetyltransferase, with translation MNDVCAIIMAAGKGTRMKSTLPKVLHTVLGKPMIGFVLDNVSHLGVGQVILVVGHGSEAVVRAVGDRAQAVVQEPQMGTGHALQVAAPHIRPEMKRIMVLSGDQPLISAENLTDLLTALSEPQACMSLLTVSLPWANDLGRIVRDAATGSVSRIVEAREASPEQRAIAEVNLGTYAFTREALDTYLPRIGMPNAQKEIYITDMVLLAAADGRRVAPIDAVDPHTSIGVNSRKELAQITQVLRERINEHHMAEGVTIVDPASTFIHPGCHIGRDTTLLPFTLIEGATTIGEGCVIGPSTRIVDSRLGSGVTVQSSIVVEAAIGDDTSVGPFAYLRPGTDIGRGCKIGDFVEIKKARIDDHSKVPHLAYVGDAHLGSHVNIGAGTITCNYDGKNKHHTEIEDHVHIGANTNLVAPVRVGRGSKTGAGSVVTRDVPENAVAVGVPARVLRRAEAAAEV, from the coding sequence ATGAACGACGTCTGCGCCATCATCATGGCCGCGGGCAAGGGCACCCGCATGAAATCGACGCTGCCCAAGGTGCTCCACACCGTGCTGGGCAAGCCCATGATCGGGTTCGTGCTCGACAACGTCTCACATCTGGGCGTCGGCCAGGTCATTCTGGTGGTCGGCCACGGCAGCGAGGCGGTGGTGCGGGCCGTGGGCGACCGCGCCCAGGCCGTGGTGCAAGAGCCTCAGATGGGAACCGGACACGCCCTCCAGGTCGCGGCCCCGCACATCCGGCCCGAGATGAAGCGCATCATGGTGCTGAGCGGCGATCAGCCGCTCATCTCAGCCGAGAACCTCACCGACCTGCTGACAGCCCTCAGCGAGCCGCAGGCGTGCATGAGCCTGCTCACGGTCTCGCTGCCCTGGGCCAACGACCTCGGTCGCATCGTTCGTGACGCCGCCACGGGCAGCGTCTCGCGCATCGTCGAGGCGCGCGAGGCGAGCCCAGAGCAGCGCGCCATCGCCGAGGTAAACCTGGGCACCTATGCCTTCACCCGAGAGGCACTCGACACGTATCTGCCGCGCATCGGCATGCCGAACGCCCAGAAGGAGATCTACATCACCGACATGGTCCTGCTGGCCGCGGCCGACGGGCGGCGGGTCGCGCCCATCGACGCGGTCGATCCGCACACCTCCATCGGTGTGAACAGCCGCAAGGAGCTGGCCCAGATCACACAGGTCCTCCGCGAGCGCATCAACGAGCACCACATGGCCGAAGGGGTCACCATCGTCGACCCGGCCAGCACCTTCATCCACCCGGGCTGCCACATCGGACGCGACACCACGCTGCTCCCCTTCACCCTCATCGAGGGCGCAACCACCATCGGAGAGGGCTGCGTCATCGGGCCCTCGACGCGCATCGTCGACAGCCGCCTCGGCAGCGGCGTCACCGTGCAGAGCTCCATCGTCGTCGAGGCCGCCATCGGAGATGACACCTCGGTGGGTCCCTTCGCCTACCTCCGTCCGGGCACCGACATCGGCCGCGGCTGCAAGATCGGCGATTTCGTCGAGATCAAGAAGGCCCGCATCGACGACCACAGCAAGGTCCCGCATCTGGCGTACGTGGGCGATGCCCATCTCGGAAGCCACGTGAACATCGGCGCGGGCACGATCACGTGCAACTACGACGGCAAGAACAAGCATCACACCGAGATCGAAGACCACGTGCACATCGGCGCGAACACCAACCTGGTGGCGCCGGTGCGGGTGGGTCGGGGCTCGAAGACCGGCGCCGGCTCGGTGGTCACCCGCGATGTTCCCGAGAATGCCGTGGCCGTGGGAGTTCCCGCACGCGTGCTGCGCCGCGCCGAAGCCGCCGCCGAGGTCTGA
- a CDS encoding ribose-phosphate pyrophosphokinase, with amino-acid sequence MQSLKGEKIKIFTGNSNPQLARDIAAYLELPLGKATVGRFTNNEIMVKIDENVRGCDVFVIQPTCHPVNDSLMELLIMVDALSRSSANTISAVIPYYGYAKQEKKTSGREPITAKLVANLLTVASVDRIITIDLHAPAIQGFFDIPVDNLFASPVMLAHVEKRGWTGSGTVVVSPDAGGVARARAFAEKIHASLAIIFKRRPRPDVSEVTELVGDVAGKTALIFDDMISTGGTLVGAANALLDRGAVRVVALATHGILAGDAVNIIEDSRMDEVVITDTIPVPNQAAHGKFSVLSVAPLLGEAIRRNYFHMSVSKLFS; translated from the coding sequence ATGCAGTCTCTGAAGGGCGAGAAGATCAAGATCTTCACGGGGAACAGCAACCCCCAGCTGGCCCGTGACATCGCCGCCTACCTCGAGCTTCCGCTGGGCAAGGCCACCGTCGGCCGCTTCACGAACAACGAGATCATGGTGAAGATCGACGAGAACGTGCGCGGATGCGACGTCTTCGTCATTCAGCCGACGTGTCACCCCGTCAACGACAGCCTCATGGAGCTGCTCATCATGGTCGACGCCCTCTCACGCTCGTCGGCCAACACCATCTCCGCCGTGATCCCCTACTACGGCTATGCCAAGCAGGAGAAGAAGACCTCCGGCCGTGAGCCCATCACCGCGAAGCTGGTGGCCAACCTTCTCACCGTGGCCAGCGTCGATCGCATCATCACCATCGATCTGCACGCCCCCGCCATCCAGGGCTTCTTTGACATCCCGGTCGACAACCTGTTCGCCTCTCCCGTCATGCTGGCCCATGTCGAGAAGCGGGGCTGGACCGGTTCGGGAACCGTGGTGGTGTCACCCGACGCGGGCGGCGTGGCGCGCGCCCGTGCCTTCGCCGAGAAGATCCACGCCTCGCTGGCCATCATCTTCAAGCGCCGCCCTCGTCCCGACGTGAGCGAGGTCACCGAGCTCGTGGGTGACGTAGCGGGCAAGACTGCGCTCATCTTCGACGACATGATCTCCACCGGGGGAACGCTGGTGGGGGCGGCCAACGCGCTCCTCGACCGCGGCGCCGTTCGCGTCGTGGCGCTTGCCACGCACGGCATCCTCGCGGGCGATGCCGTGAACATCATCGAAGACTCGCGCATGGATGAGGTCGTCATCACCGACACCATTCCCGTGCCGAACCAGGCCGCCCACGGCAAGTTCTCCGTGCTGTCTGTGGCGCCGCTGCTGGGC